One Micropterus dolomieu isolate WLL.071019.BEF.003 ecotype Adirondacks linkage group LG23, ASM2129224v1, whole genome shotgun sequence DNA window includes the following coding sequences:
- the med13a gene encoding mediator of RNA polymerase II transcription subunit 13a isoform X1: protein MSSCYVPNGASLEDCHSNLFCLADLTGIKWKRFVSQGPTSAPILFPVTEEDPILCSFSRCLKADVLSVWRRSQRQGRRELWLFWWGDDPNFADLIHHELAAEDDGLWENGLSYECRTLLFKAIHNLLERCLMNRSFVRIGKWFVKPYEKDEKPINKSEHLSCAFTFFLHGENNVCTSVEINQHQPVYHLTEEHLTLAQQASSPFQVILSPFGLNGTLTGQSFKMSDPPTQKLIEEWNQFYPISPRAKEGVSEDKVEDMDWEDDSLASVEVLVGGVRMVYPACLVLVPQSDIPVVAPVGSSHCTAVYSGGHQVPASQREPAMSLVTLTPPTSPEEAQTVDSHSAQKWVKMPSSSDAFSVDRTSHHGGKIPRRLASQAVERVWQECNINRAQNKRKFSAATNGTCEGELTEKVGAWDFVEPSQRSYCNCSRYKSVKQRTGSTPGQAQSAGQPSQPPTKHKAGGEKPEKGDKQQKRPQTPFHHRSLTSDDASIETEATAGQRLAMRGQDGGRFTSIRSADVSSIQKAPQLHSGVVSAGPSEQTNSPQPPPLSPHPCERSEESGEGMKNPSTPNSQHFYHPPPEPCLVGVKGGGEEPEGLNPHFHSHHPHSHHSASTYSDPPEPTVYVGAAVNLEEDSSHAPWRLFNLPRRKDAELPTPLLPGDKLRDEASASQDNMVSVTEVMSTSKWPLKVSEERVQMYRARRNQYLSAAITDGDHEPEVDPYAFEEGDVKFTFSNKKDKAGGEREPGKKHKGEDGGAGPSDDAQRAAAHNRMASTSLIHETDLVVSINDLDNLFNSDEDDLAPGSRRPVNGTDEKFGSKEPKPSTLDAVSCISSADLHQMFPTPPSLEQHIMGYSPMNMCSKEYGSMDPNSCMTTLDGLSSLGGHFKIEVEESFCSPKPSEIKDYSFVYKPELCQAFVGCSMFAPLKTLPSQCLPPVKIPEECIYRPSWTMGREMLNPVPVMTFLNKDSNIPSVGSTMDQDYSQTYTPQTHTPFMSNSAPPSNSGAGILPSPATPRFSAPTPRTPRTPRTPRGPSSVQGSLKYENSDLYSPASTPSTCRPLNSVEPATVPSIPEAHSLYVTLILSESVMNLFKDCNFDSCCICVCNMNIKGADVGVYLSDPVSEAQETCSCGFSAVVNRRYGNGSGLFLEDELDIIGRGSDVSREAEKRFEELRLSSLERTGVGRPDRVPDELILLLQDQCTNPFSPISTLEHDIVTQGPSGIPVPPCVRVEERDYHSDCYMALEHGRQFMDNMSGGKVDEALVKSTCLHHWAKQNAVDVSALCSQDVLRVLMSLQPVLQDAIQKKRTVRSWGVQGPLTWQQFHKMAGRGSYGTDESPEPLPIPTFLVGYEYDFVVLSPFGLPYWEKLLLDPFGSQRDIGYLVVCPDNESLLSGAKSFFRDLTAVYESCRLGQHRPISKGYPDGIVLVGGNGAKNLVDQPVSDWFLKAASGNSDAFTKLKLYAQVCRHNLAPYLASQPLNSSLLTQPTPLPSSSQSSSTQLPNSASSSVGQQGSVNAAGSSVPNNNNNNSSGSNSGAANGSASSNSLVTTSGHPGSGMPSAKPSSFPPFGSMGSQGQGGGPQSGQLGQQAGTQNTGTSGDNSSSQAQGPTEPPESTLERDKVGVPTDGESHAITYPPAIVVYIVDPFSYEEADGGPGPVPAHSSVWTLGLLRCYLEMLQFLPPHIRNSISVQIVPCQYLLQPVRGEDRHIYAQHLKSLAFSVFAQCRRPLPTSTNVKSLTGFGPGLAIDTALKSPERPECLRLYTPPFILAPVKDKQTELGETFGEASQKYNVLFVGYCLSHDQRWLLATCTDLYGELLETCIINIDVPNRARRKKGSVRRLGLQKLWDWCLGLVQMTSVPWRVVIGRLGRIGHGELKDWSILLSRRNLQSLSRRLKEMCRMCGISASDTPSILSVCLVAMEPQGSFIIMPDSVSTGSVFGRSTTLNMQTSQLSTPQDTSCTHILVFPTSAFVQVASSNYTNIEPNIDLLNTTNDGTDAIGIFDLLDQENELVDPDIINISPTTSPVHSPGSHYHHGCDGSKGQSTDRMESHEEVPNLLQQPLALGYFVSTAKAGPLPDWFWSACPQAQNQCPLFLKASLHLHVSSVQSDELLHSKHSHPLDSNQTSDVLRFVLEQYNALSWLTCDPATQDRRSCLPIHFVVLNQMYNFIMNML, encoded by the exons TGAGCACCTATCCTGCGCCTTCACCTTCTTCTTGCACGGTGAGAACAACGTATGCACCAGTGTGGAGATCAACCAGCACCAGCCTGTCTACCATCTGACGGAGGAGCACCTCACTCTGGCTCAGCAGGCCTCCAGCCCCTTCCAAG TGATTCTGAGTCCTTTTGGCCTGAACGGCACACTTACTGGCCAGTCGTTTAAGATGTCAGACCCACCCACCCAGAAGCTAATTGAGGAGTGGAACCAGTTCTACCCCATCAGCCCCAGAGCCAAGGAGGGTGTGTCGGAGGACAAGGTGGAGGACATGGACTGGGAGGATGACTCTCTGGCCTCCGTGGAGGTCCTCGTAG GTGGTGTGCGAATGGTGTACCCAGCTTGCCTGGTGCTGGTACCCCAGTCAGACATCCCCGTTGTGGCCCCTGTGGGGTCCTCCCACTGCACTGCCGTCTACTCGGGTGGCCACCAAGTGCCTGCTTCCCAGCGAGAGCCCGCCATGTCTTTGGTGACCCTCACCCCTCCCACATCGCCTGAGGAGGCACAGACAG tGGACTCTCACTCGGCCCAGAAGTGGGTTAAGATGCCTTCATCCTCGGATGCGTTCAGCGTGGACAGAACAAGTCACCATGGAGGCAAGATTCCACGCCGGCTTGCCAGTCAGGCGGTGGAGCGCGTCTGGCAAGAGTGCAATATCAACCGAGCCCAGAACAA GCGGAAGTTCTCAGCCGCAACCAACGGTACCTGTGAGGGTGAGCTGACCGAGAAAGTAGGAGCCTGGGATTTTGTGGAGCCCTCACAGAGGTCGTACTGCAACTGTTCCAG ATATAAATCAGTGAAGCAGCGAACAGGCAGCACCCCAGGCCAAGCTCAGTCAGCGGGCCAGCCCTCCCAGCCTCCTACCAAGCACAAAGCTGGGGGGGAGAAGCCAGAGAAAGGCGACAAGCAGCAGAAAAGACCCCAGACGCCCTTCCATCATCGTAGCCTGACCAGCGACGATGCTTCAATAGAGACAGAGGCCACGGCGGGCCAAAGGCTGGCCATGAGGGGCCAGGATGGCGGAAGATTCACTAGTATACGTTCTGCGGATGTGTCCTCCATCCAAAAAGCCCCCCAGCTGCACAGTGGGGTGGTCAGCGCTGGGCCATCAGAACAGACCAACTCTCCCCAACCGCCACCACTTAGCCCCCACCCCTGCGAGCGTAGCGAGGAGTCAGGGGAGGGCATGAAGAACCCTTCAACCCCCAACAGCCAACACTTTTACCATCCACCCCCGGAGCCCTGCCTTGTCGGGGTGAAGGGTGGCGGCGAGGAGCCAGAGGGACTTAATCCGCACTTCCACTCCCATCACCCCCACTCCCACCACAGCGCTTCGACCTACTCCGACCCTCCTGAGCCCACTGTGTACGTGGGTGCAGCGGTCAACTTGGAGGAGGACAGCTCCCACGCACCATGGAGGTTATTCAACCTACCCCGCAGGAAAGACGCCGAACTGCCCACGCCACTGCTGCCAGGGGACAAGCTAAGGGACGAGGCCTCAGCATCACAGGACAACATGGTGTCAGTCACAGA GGTGATGTCCACATCGAAATGGCCACTGAAGGTGTCTGAAGAACGCGTTCAAATGTATCGAGCCAGGAGGAACCAGTACCTGTCTGCTGCTATAACCGATGGAGATCACGAGCCAGAGGTGGACCCCTACGCCTTTGAGGAAGGAGACGTGAAGTTCACATTCTCCAACAAGAAGGATAAGGCAGGCGGGGAGCGTGAGCCAGGCAAGAAACATAAG GGTGAAGATGGAGGAGCAGGTCCGTCAGATG ATGCTCAGCGGGCGGCTGCTCACAATCGAATGGCTTCCACCAGCCTGATCCACGAGACAGACCTGGTGGTGTCCATCAACGACCTGGACAACCTCTTCAACTCAGACGAGGATGATCTGGCG CCTGGTTCCAGACGACCGGTGAATGGAACGGACGAGAAATTTGGCAGCAAGGAACCGAAGCCATCCACTTTGGACGCTGTATCCTGCATTA GTTCAGCAGACCTGCACCAGATGTTTCCCACGCCTCCCTCCCTAGAGCAGCACATCATGGGCTACTCACCCATGAACATGTGCAGCAAGGAGTACGGCAGCATGGATCCCAACTCGTGCATGACCACGCTGGATGGCCTCTCATCTCTAGGAGGTCACTTCAAGATTGAGGTGGAGGAGAGCTTCTGCAGCCCCAAGCCATCTGAGATCAAG GACTATTCATTCGTGTACAAGCCAGAGCTGTGCCAGGCGTTCGTTGGCTGCTCCATGTTTGCTCCTCTGAAGACGTTACCCAGCCAGTGTCTCCCGCCCGTCAAAATACCAGAAGAATGCATCTACCGACCAAGCTGGACAATGGGCAGGGAGATGCTCAACCCCGTGCCTGTCATGACCTTCCTCAACAAGGACAG TAACATCCCGAGTGTGGGCAGCACCATGGACCAGGATTATAGCCAGACCTACACCCCTCAAACCCACACGCCCTTCATGTCGAACAGTGCTCCACCAAGTAACAGTGGCGCTGGCATCTTGCCTTCACCTGCCACCCCACGTTTCTCTGCCCCCACCCCTCGTACGCCACGCACCCCGCGTACACCCCGAGGCCCCTCCAGTGTCCAGGGTTCACTTAAGTACGAGAACTCCGACCTCTACTCGCCGGCGTCCACCCCCTCCACCTGCCGACCGTTGAACTCCGTAGAGCCGGCCACCGTACCCTCGATCCCCGAGGCCCACAGCCTCTACGTCACCCTCATCCTCTCCGAGTCGGTCATGAACCTCTTCAAGGACTGCAACTTTGACAGCTGCTGCATCTGCGTATGTAACATGAACATAAAAGGAGCTGATGTGGGCGTGTACCTGAGCGACCCCGTCAGCGAGGCCCAGGAAACCTGCAGCTGCGGCTTCAGTGCCGTGGTCAACCGGCGTTACGGCAACGGCTCAGGCCTCTTCTTGGAGGACGAGCTTGATATCATCGGCCGTGGCTCAGACGTCAGCCGAGAGGCAGAAAAGCGCTTTGAGGAGCTGCGGCTCTCGTCGCTGGAGAGAACTGGAGTTGGGAGGCCGGACCGTGTCCCAGATGAGTTGATTCTCCTCCTGCAGGACCAGTGTACTAACCCTTTTTCACCCATTTCAACCCTGGAGCATGACATAGTGACACAGGGGCCAAGCGGGATCCCTGTACCGCCCTGTGTGCGGGTAGAGGAGAGGGACTACCACAGCGACTGCTACATGGCCCTGGAGCATGGCAGGCAGTTCATGGACAACATGTCGGGTGGCAAGGTGGACGAGGCGCTGGTCAAGAGCACCTGCCTGCACCACTGGGCCAAACAAAACG CAGTAGACGTGAGTGCACTGTGCTCTCAGGACGTGCTGCGGGTGCTGATGTCGCTCCAGCCTGTACTCCAGGACGCAATTCAGAAGAAGAGGACGGTAAGGTCGTGGGGCGTTCAGGGTCCCCTCACCTGGCAGCAGTTCCACAAGATGGCTGGACGGGGCTCTTACG GCACAGACGAGTCCCCAGAGCCTCTACCCATCCCCACCTTCCTGGTGGGTTATGAGTATGACTTTGTGGTGCTGTCTCCGTTTGGTCTGCCCTACTGGGAGAAGCTGTTGCTGGATCCCTTTGGCTCCCAGCGGGACATTGGGTACCTGGTGGTTTGTCCTGACAATGAGTCCCTGCTTAGTGGCGCCAAGAGCTTCTTCAGAGACCTCACCGCTGTCTATGAG tcatgTCGACTTGGCCAGCACCGGCCCATTTCCAAAGGCTACCCCGACGGCATAGTCCTCGTCGGCGGCAATGGAGCCAAGAACCTCGTAGATCAGCCGGTCAGCGACTGGTTTCTCAAGGCTGCCAGCGGCAACAGCGACGCCTTCACTAAGCTCAAACTCTATGCACAAGTGTGCCGCCACAACCTCG CTCCATACCTGGCATCACAGCCACTGAACAGTTCCCTCCTCACACAGCCCACTCCCCTGCCCTCGTCCAGCCAGTCATCATCCACGCAACTGCCTAACTCCGCCTCCAGCTCAGTGGGCCAGCAGGGCTCTGTGAACGCTGCAGGCTCCTCGGtccccaacaacaacaacaacaacagcagtggCAGCAACAGCGGGGCCGCAAATGGCTCTGCGTCATCCAACAGCCTGGTGACAACCTCAGGCCACCCTGGCAGCGGAATGCCGTCTGCCAAGCCCAGCTCTTTTCCCCCCTTTGGGAGCATGGGCAGCCAAGGCCAGGGAGGTGGCCCTCAGAGTGGACAGCTGGGACAGCAGGCTGGTACCCAGAATACTGGCACCTCAGGGGACAACTCCAGCAGCCAGGCCCAGGGTCCCACTGAGCCTCCTGAAAG CACTTTGGAACGAGATAAGGTGGGAGTGCCCACGGATGGGGAGTCCCACGCTATCACGTATCCACCCGCCATTGTTGTTTACATTGTGGACCCCTTTAGCTACGAGGAGGCCGATGGTGGCCCGGGGCCGGTGCCGGCCCACTCCAGTGTATGGACGCTGGGTTTGCTACGCTGCTACCTTGAGATGCTTCAGTTCCTGCCCCCACACATCCGCAATTCTATTTCTGTACAG ATTGTCCCCTGCCAGTACTTGCTTCAGCCAGTGCGAGGCGAAGACCGTCATATCTACGCCCAGCACCTCAAGTCTCTAGCCTTCTCTGTCTTCGCACAGTGCAGACGGCCACTGCCCACTTCCACCAATGTCAAGTCACTGACTGGCTTCGGCCCGGGCTTGGCCATTGACACAGCACTGAAGAGCCCAGAG AGGCCGGAGTGTCTACGTCTGTATACACCTCCATTCATTCTAGCTCCGGTAAAAGACAAGCAAACTGAGCTCGGGGAGACATTTGGGGAGGCATCGCAGAAATACAACGTGCTATTTGTAGGATACTGTCTGTCCCACGACCAACGCTGGCTCCTGGCTACATGCACTGACCTATATGGGGAACTCCTGGAGACCTGCATCATCAACATAGATGTACCCAACAG GGCACGGAGGAAAAAGGGTTCTGTGCGGCGCCTCGGCTTGCAGAAGCTGTGGGATTGGTGCTTAGGACTGGTGCAGATGACATCAGTCCCCTGGAGGGTGGTGATTGGCCGACTGGGAAGGATAGGACACGGAGAGTTAAAAG ACTGGAGTATTCTGCTGAGCAGGAGAAACCTCCAGTCACTGAGTCGCCGTCTGAAGGAAATGTGCCGAATGTGCGGCATCTCCGCCTCAGACACTCCCAGCATCCTCAGCGTGTGCCTGGTTGCCATGGAGCCCCAGGGATCCTTTATCATCATGCCAG ACTCTGTGTCGACAGGCTCAGTGTTTGGCCGCAGCACCACCTTGAACATGCAGACGTCCCAGCTGAGCACCCCACAGGACACCTCCTGCACCCACATCCTGGTCTTCCCCACCTCCGCCTTCGTCCAGGTGGCCAGCTCCAATTACACCAACATCGAACCCAACATCGACCTTCTCAACACCACCAATG ATGGGACCGACGCTATAGGGATTTTTGACCTGCTGGACCAGGAGAACGAGTTGGTGGACCCAGATATCATCAACATCTCGCCCACCACTTCACCAGTACACTCCCCTGGCTCTCATTACCATCACGGATGCGATGGCAGTAAG GGCCAGAGTACGGACCGTATGGAGTCTCATGAAGAGGTTCCTAACCTCCTGCAACAGCCTTTGGCCCTTGGCTACTTTGTCTCCACAGCTAAAGCCGGCCCACTACCCGACTGGTTCTGGTCAGCCTGTCCGCAGGCTCAGAACCAGTGTCCACTCTTCCTCAAG GCCTCTTTGCACCTCCATGTGTCTTCAGTGCAATCAGATGAATTACTGCACAGCAAACACTCCCACCCCCTCGACTCCAATCAGACCTCAGATGTACTCAG ATTTGTGCTGGAGCAGTACAACGCCCTCTCCTGGCTGACATGTGACCCGGCCACACAGGACCGACGATCATGTCTACCCATTCACTTTGTGGTGCTCAACCAGATGTACAACTTCATCATGAACATGTTGTAA